A single window of Synechococcus sp. C9 DNA harbors:
- a CDS encoding YraN family protein, protein MPPAPSPTPNTGQAGEDWVAEWLTQQGWQMIARRWRCPWGELDLVMQTANTLVFIEVKTRRRGNWDGDGAQAITPQKQERLRQAAALFLSHHPQWQTTPCRFDVALVRWEPTHYRLQAYLVGAFQ, encoded by the coding sequence ATGCCCCCAGCGCCGTCCCCCACGCCTAACACCGGGCAGGCAGGGGAAGACTGGGTAGCCGAGTGGTTGACCCAGCAGGGATGGCAGATGATCGCCCGTCGCTGGCGGTGTCCCTGGGGAGAACTAGATTTAGTGATGCAAACCGCCAACACTCTGGTCTTTATTGAGGTAAAAACTCGCCGTCGGGGAAATTGGGACGGGGACGGGGCGCAGGCGATTACCCCCCAAAAGCAGGAACGGTTGCGGCAGGCGGCAGCACTGTTTCTCAGTCACCACCCCCAATGGCAAACGACTCCCTGTCGCTTCGATGTGGCACTGGTGCGATGGGAGCCCACCCACTATCGCCTGCAAGCCTACCTAGTCGGGGCATTCCAGTGA
- the nblS gene encoding two-component system sensor histidine kinase NblS, whose amino-acid sequence MFKQFITAIVRWWSDFTLQTRLMAAATLVVSLLMSLLTFWAVNSIQQDARMNDTRFGRDLGLLLAANVAPLVAQDNRTELARLSEKFYNSTASIRYLLYADTQGEIYFGIPFSAVEVQNSLTLRRRIQLPELAEPDQPFVRQHLTPDGLIADVFVPLVQDDKYLGILALGINPNPTVLSASLLTRNITLAVFISIWILVILGGVFNAVTITRPIRELLVGVKNITSGNFRQRIDLPFGGEFGELIVSFNEMAERLAHYEEQNIEELTAQKAKLDTLMSTIADGAILLDRELKIVLVNPTAEKIFGWSGQNVLGQVVFNALPAPVAEKLAQPLEELTQRGEANGEPTEFCINLQSPYKCTVKVLLTTVFDQVRNQLQGIAITVQDVTREMELNEAKSHFISNVSHELRTPLFNIKSFIETLYEYGHSLNEEQKRDFLETANRETDRLTRLVNDVLDISRLESGKPYPMTPTSLSAIIEQTLRAHRLTAKDKGIHLAAVVEPDLPDVLGHYDLLLQVLANLLGNALKFTPAGGYVILWAYPWEGRVRVEVSDTGIGIPPEHQDAIFGRFFRVENRVHTLEGTGLGLSIVQNILEKHHTDIHLISEVGIGSSFWFDLEKA is encoded by the coding sequence TTGTTTAAGCAATTCATAACTGCGATTGTCCGTTGGTGGTCTGATTTCACCCTGCAAACCCGGCTCATGGCGGCGGCGACCTTGGTGGTCTCCCTGTTGATGAGTCTGCTCACCTTTTGGGCGGTGAACAGTATTCAGCAGGATGCCCGCATGAATGACACCCGGTTTGGGCGGGATTTGGGGCTATTGTTGGCGGCGAATGTGGCACCCTTGGTCGCCCAGGACAATCGCACGGAATTGGCACGGTTATCGGAAAAATTTTACAACAGCACCGCCAGTATTCGTTATCTTTTGTATGCGGACACCCAGGGGGAAATTTATTTTGGCATTCCCTTTTCGGCGGTGGAAGTGCAAAATTCCCTCACCCTGCGGCGGCGCATCCAACTCCCGGAATTGGCGGAACCGGATCAACCGTTTGTGCGTCAACATTTAACCCCAGATGGGTTGATCGCCGATGTGTTTGTGCCGCTGGTGCAGGATGATAAATATCTAGGCATTTTAGCGCTAGGTATCAATCCCAATCCCACGGTTTTGAGTGCTTCCCTACTCACCCGCAATATCACTTTAGCCGTGTTTATTTCCATTTGGATTTTAGTGATTTTGGGGGGTGTCTTTAATGCGGTCACCATTACCCGTCCGATTCGGGAATTATTGGTGGGGGTCAAAAACATAACTTCTGGGAATTTTCGTCAACGGATTGATTTACCCTTTGGGGGAGAATTTGGGGAATTAATTGTCAGTTTTAATGAAATGGCAGAACGGCTCGCCCATTACGAAGAACAAAATATTGAGGAATTGACCGCCCAAAAAGCCAAACTGGATACCCTCATGTCCACGATTGCCGATGGTGCCATTCTGCTGGATCGGGAATTAAAAATTGTTTTGGTCAATCCCACCGCCGAGAAAATTTTTGGTTGGTCGGGGCAAAATGTGTTGGGACAGGTGGTATTTAATGCCCTACCGGCACCGGTTGCCGAAAAACTTGCCCAACCCCTGGAGGAATTAACCCAACGTGGGGAAGCGAATGGGGAACCCACAGAGTTTTGTATTAACCTTCAGTCTCCTTATAAATGCACGGTTAAGGTGTTATTAACCACCGTTTTTGATCAGGTACGGAATCAATTACAAGGGATTGCCATCACCGTTCAAGATGTGACCCGGGAGATGGAATTGAATGAAGCCAAAAGTCACTTTATCAGCAACGTTTCCCATGAACTACGCACGCCTTTATTTAATATCAAATCATTTATCGAAACGCTCTATGAATATGGGCATAGTTTGAATGAGGAACAGAAACGGGATTTCCTGGAAACTGCTAACCGCGAGACCGACCGCCTCACCCGTTTGGTGAATGATGTTTTGGACATTTCCCGTCTGGAATCCGGCAAACCCTATCCCATGACCCCCACGTCCCTGAGTGCCATCATTGAACAGACCTTGCGGGCGCATCGTCTCACCGCTAAGGATAAGGGCATCCATCTTGCCGCTGTGGTTGAGCCGGATTTACCTGATGTACTAGGGCATTACGATTTACTGCTTCAGGTTTTGGCAAATTTGCTGGGGAATGCGCTTAAATTTACCCCCGCTGGCGGCTATGTGATCCTGTGGGCGTACCCCTGGGAGGGGCGGGTGCGGGTGGAGGTGAGTGATACGGGAATTGGCATTCCGCCGGAGCATCAGGATGCAATTTTTGGTCGGTTTTTCCGGGTGGAAAATCGGGTGCATACCCTGGAGGGAACTGGCTTGGGTTTATCCATTGTGCAGAATATTTTGGAGAAACATCATACGGACATTCATCTGATCAGTGAAGTGGGGATTGGGAGTAGTTTTTGGTTTGATTTAGAGAAGGCTTAG
- the infC gene encoding translation initiation factor IF-3 translates to MTATPPPRRPTNRTLPNINERIRFPKVRLIDVDGTQLGIMSPREALVLAQERELDLVVISEKADPPVCRIMDYGKYKFQQEKKAREAKKKQQTVEVKEVKMRYKIDEHDYQVRVNQAKRFLKDGDKVKATITFRGRESQHSELAEDLLKRLATDLQDVGEVQQLPQKEGRNMIMIVIPKK, encoded by the coding sequence GTGACCGCCACCCCCCCACCCCGCCGTCCTACCAATCGCACGCTACCCAATATCAATGAGCGGATTCGCTTCCCCAAGGTGCGTCTGATTGATGTGGATGGCACCCAATTGGGCATCATGTCCCCCCGGGAAGCCCTCGTCCTGGCTCAGGAGCGGGAACTAGATTTGGTGGTGATCAGCGAAAAAGCCGACCCGCCCGTGTGTCGGATCATGGACTACGGGAAGTATAAATTTCAGCAGGAAAAAAAGGCGCGGGAAGCCAAGAAAAAACAGCAAACCGTGGAAGTCAAAGAAGTGAAGATGCGTTACAAAATTGACGAACACGACTACCAAGTGCGGGTGAATCAGGCGAAACGGTTTTTGAAAGATGGGGACAAAGTGAAGGCAACCATCACCTTCCGAGGAAGAGAATCCCAACACAGTGAATTAGCAGAAGATTTATTGAAACGGTTGGCGACCGATTTGCAGGACGTGGGGGAGGTGCAACAACTACCTCAAAAAGAAGGACGCAATATGATTATGATTGTCATACCCAAGAAATAG
- a CDS encoding pentapeptide repeat-containing protein, translated as MEAEELLELYAQGERNFSRVNLSGVDLSGVDLRGVDLTAAKLSGAYLTNANLDGASSVEC; from the coding sequence ATGGAAGCCGAAGAACTCCTAGAGCTGTATGCCCAAGGGGAACGTAATTTCAGCCGGGTCAATTTGAGCGGGGTGGACTTATCCGGGGTGGATCTGCGGGGTGTTGACCTGACGGCAGCCAAGCTGAGTGGAGCCTATCTCACTAATGCCAACTTGGATGGGGCCAGTAGTGTTGAATGTTAA
- the ruvX gene encoding Holliday junction resolvase RuvX: protein MVVGLGLDIGRKRVGVAISDPLGLVATGLPTLTWPQVPPALAAIVRERQPQVLVVGLPRYPDGRPSAQTRYTQKQGDYLGRYLHLPVVYVDEILTSWSAAQTLDRRRYRHEVDYRKAVDQRAAMLILQQWLDQQPHSFRSGDNYGSKFPSSVEC, encoded by the coding sequence ATGGTAGTCGGTTTGGGTTTGGATATTGGTCGGAAACGGGTGGGGGTGGCGATCAGTGACCCGCTGGGGTTGGTGGCAACGGGTCTGCCGACTCTGACCTGGCCCCAGGTGCCCCCAGCCCTGGCCGCCATTGTCCGGGAACGCCAGCCCCAGGTCTTGGTGGTGGGTTTGCCCCGCTATCCCGATGGCCGTCCCAGTGCCCAAACCCGCTACACCCAAAAGCAGGGGGATTACCTTGGCCGGTATCTCCATCTGCCGGTGGTGTATGTGGATGAAATCCTCACGTCCTGGAGTGCCGCCCAAACCCTGGATCGCCGCCGTTACCGCCACGAGGTGGACTACCGGAAAGCGGTGGACCAACGGGCCGCCATGCTGATTCTGCAACAGTGGCTCGACCAGCAACCTCATTCCTTTCGTTCTGGAGACAACTATGGGTCGAAATTCCCCAGTAGTGTTGAATGTTAA
- the cobM gene encoding precorrin-4 C(11)-methyltransferase: MSDTLKTPKVYLVGAGPGDPELLTVRAERLIKTADVVLYADSLIPPGIVALTRADCERIPTKNLTLETIVPLMIERVRAGKLVLRLHSGDVSLYGAIYEQIQALHGAGIGVEIIPGVGAMQLAAARLTTEWTVPELVQTVILTRTPGITPMPENLADLAAHRATLGLYLSARLVDQAQAELQKHYPPDTLVAVCHRLGWPQERIWLVPLAEMAAVTHREHLTRTTLYVVSPVFGAGATRSQLYHPQHRHLFRP; encoded by the coding sequence ATGTCCGATACGCTGAAAACGCCCAAAGTTTACCTGGTCGGTGCTGGGCCGGGGGACCCGGAATTGTTGACCGTGCGGGCGGAACGGCTGATTAAAACCGCTGACGTGGTGCTTTATGCGGATTCGCTCATCCCCCCAGGCATTGTGGCGTTGACCCGGGCGGATTGTGAACGCATTCCCACCAAAAATTTGACCCTGGAAACCATCGTGCCCCTGATGATTGAGCGGGTGCGGGCGGGCAAATTGGTGCTACGGTTGCATTCCGGGGATGTGAGTTTGTACGGGGCGATTTATGAGCAAATCCAAGCCTTGCACGGGGCGGGAATTGGCGTGGAAATTATCCCCGGTGTGGGGGCAATGCAGTTGGCGGCGGCACGATTAACGACAGAATGGACGGTGCCGGAATTGGTACAGACGGTGATCCTCACCCGCACCCCTGGCATCACCCCCATGCCCGAAAATTTGGCGGATTTGGCCGCCCACCGGGCCACCCTAGGGCTGTATCTCAGTGCCCGCTTGGTGGATCAGGCGCAGGCAGAATTACAAAAACATTACCCCCCCGATACTCTGGTGGCGGTCTGTCACCGGTTGGGTTGGCCCCAAGAGCGCATCTGGTTAGTGCCTTTGGCGGAAATGGCCGCTGTGACCCACCGGGAGCATTTGACCCGTACCACCCTGTATGTGGTCAGCCCGGTATTTGGGGCGGGGGCGACCCGTTCCCAGTTGTACCACCCACAGCATCGGCATTTGTTTCGGCCTTAA
- a CDS encoding transposase: protein MRRQIQGLIKPLLNLLPKNDYPVLDTRLFVLIWMHFILDARVATMRGLFFLLNHLNFKVDISTFSKACKHRSTEPFQVILRELQKRLKHHQGEFKHLFPLDSTIITLTSKLFWHYKQVKLTLGLDINEGNIGDESIIFGKTNDHKIGHLVIGTIPENAVGIMDRGFASWKLMDEMCKRNTLFIVRIRNNMKLQPDNPDIRVIQFFNEEENTEYRLATNVTSMTDEEICSAYRLRWRIELLWKALKMHLKLDRIITKNENGVRLQIYAVLIGYLILRLLEIGHNKTYELIDKLRYLQIEIGRHCSFMELVGVEPLVG from the coding sequence ATGAGACGACAAATTCAGGGACTTATCAAGCCCTTGCTGAACCTTCTTCCCAAAAACGACTATCCAGTCTTGGATACTCGCTTGTTTGTACTCATATGGATGCACTTCATTTTAGATGCAAGAGTCGCCACCATGCGGGGCTTATTCTTCCTCTTGAATCATCTCAATTTTAAAGTTGACATATCAACGTTTTCTAAGGCGTGTAAACATCGTAGCACCGAGCCGTTTCAAGTGATCCTAAGAGAACTGCAAAAACGGCTTAAACATCATCAAGGTGAATTTAAGCACTTATTCCCATTAGATTCTACCATTATCACCCTGACCAGCAAATTATTCTGGCACTACAAGCAGGTAAAATTGACGCTTGGCCTGGATATAAATGAGGGCAATATCGGTGACGAATCAATTATATTTGGAAAGACTAATGACCATAAAATTGGGCATCTTGTGATTGGGACGATACCTGAGAATGCCGTTGGTATCATGGATAGGGGTTTTGCTTCCTGGAAATTAATGGACGAAATGTGTAAACGAAATACATTGTTTATTGTGCGGATTAGAAATAATATGAAGTTGCAACCTGACAATCCGGATATTCGGGTAATTCAATTTTTTAATGAAGAGGAAAACACAGAATATAGGCTAGCGACTAACGTGACTTCGATGACGGATGAAGAGATTTGTTCAGCCTATCGTTTGCGCTGGCGAATTGAGTTGCTTTGGAAGGCACTAAAGATGCACTTGAAATTGGATAGAATCATTACCAAGAATGAGAATGGTGTGCGGCTACAGATTTATGCCGTATTGATTGGTTATCTAATTTTAAGATTGCTGGAGATAGGTCACAATAAGACCTATGAATTGATTGACAAGTTGCGATATTTACAAATAGAAATAGGCCGACACTGTAGCTTCATGGAACTCGTAGGGGTAGAGCCGCTCGTAGGATAA
- a CDS encoding F420-0:Gamma-glutamyl ligase, with protein sequence MVLGWVILFLLLGGGLGVWLLDRWLCRRSQNPLRLSRGTWQMEVQESDHYRWRGQMEWVNPSHRFEVMIPECTVDVQLLSQQDTAGITVKTELISHHPDAPSRPDGYWAACIIKTRQRVGLEVTLDIRGEDVTGLQAVWVRWQYVTYGPGGWVPREQHVVLPLAFPDPTRTLVSRRSPEGAEILLIRTHLLCHLDDPVSVIKRYAQPHALPGDIVVLGETPVAIMQGRWRHPRQIQPGWLARRLCTFFLPTSSLATACGLQTLIDLVGAPRVLGAFLVGAMAKLLLGKPGVFYQLAGEQAALIDDVTGTLPPYDQFVVLGPSRPQTVVAEVKEQTGLGAAIVDVNDLKAVRILARTADVDASLLTRVLVDNPAGNAAEQTPLLLIRPLPPEPPQPTYADHVDHPTAPPPGMESDPDPHGGWRPV encoded by the coding sequence ATGGTGTTGGGGTGGGTAATTCTTTTCCTCCTCCTAGGGGGGGGACTCGGCGTCTGGTTGCTGGATCGCTGGCTCTGTCGCCGTTCCCAGAATCCGTTGCGCCTGAGCCGGGGCACCTGGCAGATGGAAGTCCAGGAATCTGACCACTACCGCTGGCGGGGGCAAATGGAATGGGTCAATCCCAGCCACCGCTTCGAGGTGATGATCCCAGAATGTACGGTGGACGTACAGCTTTTATCCCAACAGGATACCGCTGGAATTACGGTAAAAACTGAGTTGATTTCCCATCACCCCGATGCTCCCTCCCGTCCCGATGGCTATTGGGCAGCCTGCATCATCAAAACCCGGCAACGGGTGGGGTTGGAAGTGACTTTGGACATTAGGGGGGAGGATGTGACCGGATTGCAGGCGGTCTGGGTGCGGTGGCAGTATGTCACCTACGGGCCAGGGGGTTGGGTGCCCCGGGAACAGCACGTGGTTTTGCCCTTGGCGTTTCCCGACCCCACCCGTACGTTGGTGAGTCGGCGTAGCCCGGAAGGTGCAGAAATTCTGTTGATTCGCACCCATCTGCTCTGCCATCTGGATGACCCGGTTTCCGTGATCAAACGCTATGCCCAACCCCACGCCCTCCCTGGGGATATCGTGGTTCTTGGGGAGACCCCGGTGGCGATTATGCAGGGGCGGTGGCGGCATCCCCGGCAAATCCAACCCGGTTGGTTGGCCCGGCGGCTCTGTACGTTTTTTCTGCCCACCTCCAGTCTGGCGACCGCCTGTGGGTTGCAAACCCTGATCGACCTAGTGGGTGCGCCCCGGGTGTTGGGGGCGTTTCTGGTCGGAGCCATGGCTAAACTCCTCCTGGGTAAGCCGGGGGTGTTTTACCAGTTGGCCGGGGAACAGGCCGCCCTGATTGATGACGTGACCGGCACCTTGCCCCCCTATGACCAATTCGTGGTGTTGGGGCCGAGCCGACCCCAGACGGTGGTGGCGGAGGTCAAGGAGCAAACCGGACTCGGGGCGGCCATTGTGGATGTGAACGACTTGAAAGCGGTTAGAATATTAGCCAGGACGGCGGATGTGGATGCGTCCCTGTTGACCCGGGTGTTGGTGGATAACCCCGCCGGGAATGCGGCGGAACAAACTCCTTTGTTGCTGATCCGTCCCTTGCCCCCGGAACCCCCCCAGCCCACCTACGCTGACCATGTTGACCATCCGACCGCCCCACCCCCAGGAATGGAAAGCGATCCCGACCCGCACGGGGGATGGCGACCCGTTTGA
- a CDS encoding DUF3727 domain-containing protein → MDDRGRSLACYVDRTLEVDNHPYLLLLPVDVPVELFAWNEAEDTLLDLEEEEMEAILPIARDILAEQNLTLLDTALTLTAQGELPDDQETLFLDYEGQEGEVESEEFQELGVFYHEGRRYGVYTPLDPLLFFARLNSQGQPEPLSAEEMERIGPRLEAELLNDLD, encoded by the coding sequence GTGGATGACCGGGGTCGCTCCCTGGCCTGCTATGTGGATCGCACCTTGGAGGTGGACAACCACCCCTACCTCCTGCTCCTGCCGGTGGATGTGCCGGTGGAACTGTTCGCCTGGAATGAGGCGGAAGACACCCTACTGGATTTGGAGGAGGAGGAAATGGAGGCCATTTTGCCCATCGCCCGGGACATTCTGGCGGAGCAGAACCTCACCCTGTTGGACACGGCCCTGACCCTCACCGCCCAGGGGGAACTGCCGGACGACCAGGAAACCCTATTTTTGGACTACGAAGGCCAGGAAGGGGAGGTGGAATCGGAGGAATTTCAAGAATTGGGGGTCTTTTACCACGAAGGCCGCCGCTACGGGGTTTATACGCCCCTCGACCCGCTGTTATTTTTTGCCCGTTTGAACAGCCAAGGCCAACCAGAACCCCTCTCCGCCGAAGAAATGGAGCGCATTGGCCCCCGCTTAGAAGCGGAATTATTGAATGATTTGGATTAA
- the rpmG gene encoding 50S ribosomal protein L33: MAKNKGVRLVITLECTECRTNLDKRSAGVSRYTTMKNRRNTTGRLELKKFCPHCNKHTIHKETK, encoded by the coding sequence ATGGCTAAAAACAAGGGCGTGCGCCTGGTGATCACCCTGGAATGTACCGAATGTCGCACCAACCTGGACAAACGCTCGGCGGGGGTTTCCCGGTACACCACCATGAAAAATCGCCGCAACACCACGGGTCGTCTGGAACTCAAAAAGTTCTGCCCCCACTGCAACAAACACACCATTCATAAAGAGACGAAGTGA
- a CDS encoding pentapeptide repeat-containing protein, whose product MLSFITDIQHYWDGAILNQAILRETDLSGASLKGAGLMIAKLSGAILWQTDLTQADLGGANLFQGDLSHATLVEADLSRALLGGANLTQANLSRANLWDADLSRANLRQADLTEASLRGADLSRAVLQGAVLSRAKLSSAILNGANLRSAKLDGANLTQCDLSSANLREANFSGADLTGAILNRAILTGTILPATHAPSAVPHA is encoded by the coding sequence ATGTTAAGTTTTATTACGGACATTCAACACTACTGGGATGGGGCAATTTTGAACCAGGCGATTCTGCGGGAAACGGATTTGAGTGGGGCTTCGCTCAAGGGGGCGGGGTTGATGATTGCCAAACTGAGCGGGGCAATTCTCTGGCAAACGGATTTAACCCAGGCGGACTTGGGGGGAGCAAATTTATTCCAAGGGGACTTGAGCCATGCCACCTTGGTGGAGGCGGATTTGAGCCGGGCTTTGCTCGGGGGTGCCAACCTCACCCAGGCGAACCTCAGCCGCGCCAACCTCTGGGATGCGGATTTGAGTCGGGCAAATTTACGGCAGGCGGACTTGACCGAGGCTTCCCTGCGGGGGGCGGATTTATCCCGTGCCGTCTTGCAAGGGGCGGTGCTGAGTCGAGCCAAACTCTCCAGTGCCATTTTGAATGGTGCCAATTTGCGTTCAGCCAAACTGGACGGAGCCAATCTCACCCAGTGCGACCTGAGCAGTGCCAATTTACGGGAGGCTAATTTCAGCGGTGCCGACCTGACCGGAGCAATTTTGAACCGGGCGATCCTGACCGGCACGATTCTCCCGGCGACCCATGCCCCCAGCGCCGTCCCCCACGCCTAA
- a CDS encoding BolA/IbaG family iron-sulfur metabolism protein — protein sequence MLSPQTLTQLIQNHLTDAQVELQDLTGGGDHWQAVIVSAMFAGKSQVQRHQMVYKALQSVLQSNELHALTMKTLTPEEWGQMVQKS from the coding sequence ATGCTTTCGCCCCAGACTTTGACCCAATTGATTCAAAACCATCTCACGGATGCCCAGGTGGAATTGCAGGATTTGACGGGTGGGGGCGACCATTGGCAAGCGGTGATTGTATCTGCCATGTTTGCAGGTAAAAGCCAGGTACAGCGACACCAGATGGTGTACAAAGCCCTGCAAAGTGTATTACAAAGTAATGAACTTCATGCCCTGACCATGAAAACTTTAACCCCGGAGGAGTGGGGGCAAATGGTTCAAAAATCTTGA
- a CDS encoding GNAT family N-acetyltransferase: protein MLTIRPPHPQEWKAIPTRTGDGDPFEPPGQTWVALEAGQMVGAIHVVPFNRSRSTWQVKWVTSTNLAVGSQLLRYALETVLEARTWVLEIPIQERDTLALYRQNGFQPLAHCTYWHLHGSALTALAHAPVEAPTLSPVGNGDAYLRYQLDTLAMPPLVRQVFDRHPEDFAVPLWQSLWHQWRTWQGQSRWIRNYVFEPQRKAAIGYFGLWFDPHASQPHPVDLTVHPAYTWLYPQLLSHLTRLVPPEPGLRLACMDYQPEREACFQWAGAVPQGETLWMSRSVWHKLREAKLNLQELPNLAEVLPHLQPVPLTPRDSFAGDQNMAQ, encoded by the coding sequence ATGTTGACCATCCGACCGCCCCACCCCCAGGAATGGAAAGCGATCCCGACCCGCACGGGGGATGGCGACCCGTTTGAACCCCCGGGGCAGACCTGGGTAGCCCTGGAAGCGGGGCAGATGGTAGGGGCAATCCATGTAGTACCCTTTAACCGCAGTCGCAGTACCTGGCAGGTGAAGTGGGTGACCAGCACCAACCTGGCGGTGGGTTCCCAACTGTTGCGGTACGCCCTGGAAACCGTTTTGGAAGCCCGCACCTGGGTTTTAGAAATCCCCATCCAGGAGCGGGACACCCTGGCGCTTTACCGGCAAAATGGCTTTCAACCCCTGGCCCATTGCACCTACTGGCACCTGCACGGGTCTGCCCTCACCGCCCTTGCCCACGCCCCGGTGGAAGCCCCCACCCTCAGTCCCGTGGGGAATGGGGATGCCTATCTGCGCTACCAATTGGATACCCTGGCGATGCCCCCCTTGGTCCGTCAGGTGTTTGACCGCCATCCTGAAGACTTTGCCGTCCCCCTGTGGCAATCCCTGTGGCACCAGTGGCGCACCTGGCAGGGGCAATCCCGGTGGATTCGCAACTATGTGTTTGAACCCCAACGGAAGGCGGCAATCGGTTATTTTGGCCTGTGGTTTGACCCCCACGCCTCGCAACCCCACCCGGTGGATTTGACCGTCCACCCCGCCTATACCTGGCTGTACCCCCAGTTACTTTCCCACTTGACCCGCCTGGTACCGCCAGAGCCAGGGTTGCGTTTGGCCTGCATGGACTATCAACCGGAGCGGGAAGCCTGTTTCCAGTGGGCGGGAGCCGTGCCCCAGGGGGAAACCCTGTGGATGTCCCGTTCCGTGTGGCACAAACTGCGGGAGGCTAAATTGAACCTCCAGGAACTGCCGAATCTGGCAGAGGTTTTGCCCCATTTGCAACCCGTCCCCCTCACCCCCCGGGATTCGTTTGCAGGGGATCAGAACATGGCACAATAA
- the rpsR gene encoding 30S ribosomal protein S18, translating into MTFYRRRVSPLKPSEPIDYKDIDLLRKFISEQGKILPRRVTGLTAKQQRRLTLAIKQARVLALLPFVNREN; encoded by the coding sequence ATGACTTTTTATCGGCGGCGGGTTTCTCCCCTCAAACCCAGTGAACCCATTGATTACAAAGACATTGACCTCCTGCGCAAATTTATTAGTGAACAGGGAAAGATTTTACCTCGCAGGGTAACAGGCTTAACCGCTAAACAACAACGGCGACTGACCCTCGCCATCAAACAAGCCCGGGTGCTGGCGTTGCTTCCCTTTGTCAACCGGGAAAATTAG